Proteins encoded within one genomic window of Minwuia thermotolerans:
- a CDS encoding cytochrome P450, with protein sequence MTDSGQGAPSLRHPGVNRRLGVIETMRVMRDNVIDLYPDHIFDKDYSVRRFAFQTFVIVNRPDLIKEMLVAKPEIYTKGRLNRQILGPALGNGLLTAEGDFWRRQRRIAAPAFHFQRLQALAGIMVDSAEATAERWEAHADTGRHVDIAHEMMRLTMEIVARTLFTSDIAGDIDRLGRAVSILIENLGRLSPIDFLGLPEWLPRYRDPKVRGAMKTLDSMIYAIIDQRRTAGEAAREDLLRMLLDARDPETGEGMSDRQLRDEVMTLFAAGHETTAQALSWAFYLLSLHPEEEAKFHAEIDSVLGDRRPNFDDMRTLERTRMVIDETLRLYPPAFSISRTAEKDDRLGGELAVPKGAIVSAVPWITHRNPKLWPEPDRFDPERFADHEVYARHKHAYFPFGGGPRICIGSGFAQLEARMVLAVLGRRYRLTLKPGHPVRPQGRVTLRPRFGMKMRIDRR encoded by the coding sequence ATGACGGATTCCGGTCAGGGTGCGCCCAGTCTGCGCCATCCGGGCGTGAACCGGCGGCTTGGCGTGATCGAGACCATGCGGGTGATGCGCGACAACGTCATCGATCTCTATCCCGACCACATCTTCGACAAGGACTATTCGGTCCGGCGTTTCGCCTTCCAGACCTTCGTCATCGTCAACCGGCCTGACCTGATCAAGGAGATGCTGGTCGCCAAGCCGGAAATCTACACCAAGGGCCGGCTGAACCGGCAGATCCTGGGGCCGGCGCTGGGCAACGGGCTGCTGACGGCGGAAGGCGATTTCTGGCGGCGTCAGCGCCGGATCGCGGCTCCGGCCTTCCATTTCCAGCGGCTGCAGGCGCTGGCCGGCATCATGGTCGACAGCGCCGAGGCGACAGCCGAACGCTGGGAGGCGCATGCCGATACAGGCCGTCATGTCGACATCGCCCACGAGATGATGCGCCTGACCATGGAGATCGTGGCGCGGACGCTGTTCACCTCCGACATCGCAGGCGACATCGACCGGCTGGGCAGGGCGGTATCGATCCTGATCGAGAACCTGGGACGGCTTTCGCCGATCGATTTCCTGGGCCTGCCGGAATGGCTGCCGCGCTACCGCGACCCGAAGGTGCGCGGGGCGATGAAGACCCTCGACAGCATGATCTACGCGATCATCGATCAGCGCCGGACGGCGGGCGAGGCCGCGCGCGAAGACCTGCTGCGGATGCTGCTGGACGCCCGCGATCCGGAAACCGGGGAGGGGATGTCCGACCGCCAGCTTCGCGACGAGGTCATGACCCTGTTCGCGGCCGGTCACGAAACCACGGCGCAGGCGCTGAGCTGGGCGTTCTATCTGCTCTCCTTGCACCCGGAGGAAGAAGCGAAGTTCCACGCCGAGATCGATTCGGTTCTGGGCGACCGTCGGCCGAATTTCGATGACATGCGCACGCTGGAGCGAACCCGCATGGTCATCGACGAGACGCTCAGGCTCTACCCGCCGGCCTTCTCCATCAGCCGCACGGCGGAGAAGGACGACCGGCTGGGCGGCGAACTGGCGGTCCCGAAGGGGGCCATCGTCTCCGCCGTGCCGTGGATCACCCACCGCAATCCGAAGCTCTGGCCGGAGCCCGACCGCTTCGATCCGGAGCGCTTCGCCGATCATGAGGTCTATGCGCGCCACAAGCACGCCTATTTCCCGTTCGGCGGCGGTCCCCGCATCTGCATTGGCTCCGGTTTCGCGCAGCTCGAGGCGCGCATGGTTCTGGCCGTGCTTGGCCGCCGTTACCGGTTGACGCTGAAGCCCGGACACCCGGTACGGCCGCAAGGGCGCGTGACCTTGCGCCCGCGCTTCGGTATGAAGATGCGTATCGATCGACGATAG
- a CDS encoding anthranilate synthase component II has translation MILLIDNYDSFTYNLVHFLGELGAHIAVRRNDVLSVAEALEMKPEAIVLSPGPGRPDSAGISLELVASAPPELPILGVCLGHQTIGEVFGGRIIRAEILMHGKTSTITHRGEDVFAGLPQGFTATRYHSLVVDRDGFPEALEITAETEDGAIMGLRHRERPVYGVQFHPESIASEHGHALLDNFLKLAGLKQ, from the coding sequence ATGATCCTGCTGATCGATAACTACGACAGCTTTACCTACAACCTCGTCCACTTCCTGGGCGAGCTCGGCGCGCACATCGCCGTGCGCCGCAACGACGTGCTGAGTGTTGCCGAAGCGCTGGAAATGAAGCCGGAGGCCATCGTGCTGTCACCCGGTCCGGGCCGGCCCGACAGCGCCGGCATTTCGCTGGAACTCGTCGCCTCGGCGCCGCCCGAGCTGCCGATCCTCGGCGTCTGCCTGGGCCACCAGACCATCGGGGAGGTCTTCGGCGGCCGGATCATTCGCGCCGAGATCCTGATGCACGGCAAGACTTCGACCATCACCCATCGCGGCGAGGACGTATTCGCCGGCCTGCCGCAGGGATTCACCGCCACGCGCTACCACTCCCTCGTGGTCGACCGGGACGGCTTCCCCGAAGCCCTGGAAATCACCGCGGAAACCGAAGATGGCGCGATCATGGGCCTGCGCCACCGTGAACGGCCCGTCTACGGCGTCCAGTTCCACCCCGAGAGCATCGCCTCGGAGCACGGCCACGCCCTGCTCGACAACTTCCTGAAGCTGGCGGGTCTGAAGCAATGA
- the moaC gene encoding cyclic pyranopterin monophosphate synthase MoaC, which yields MAGFTHFDDKGAARMVDVGAKDETKRTAVAEARVLVSAETLALIVEGRAKKGDVLGVARLAGIMGAKKTPDLIPLCHPLSLNSVEVDLATEHDPPAILIRATCKVTGKTGVEMEALTAASVAALTVYDMCKAVQRDMVITGVRLISKEGGKSGRFGAE from the coding sequence ATGGCCGGCTTCACCCATTTCGACGACAAGGGTGCGGCCCGGATGGTCGACGTGGGCGCCAAGGACGAGACGAAGCGCACCGCCGTGGCGGAGGCCCGGGTCCTCGTCTCCGCGGAGACCCTCGCCCTGATCGTCGAGGGCCGCGCGAAGAAGGGCGACGTGCTGGGCGTGGCGCGGCTGGCCGGGATCATGGGCGCGAAGAAGACACCGGACCTGATCCCGCTGTGCCACCCGCTGTCGCTGAACAGCGTCGAGGTCGATCTCGCGACAGAGCACGACCCGCCCGCCATTCTCATCCGCGCGACCTGCAAGGTCACCGGCAAGACCGGGGTCGAGATGGAGGCGCTGACCGCCGCCTCGGTCGCGGCGCTGACCGTCTATGACATGTGCAAGGCGGTGCAGCGCGACATGGTCATCACCGGGGTCCGGCTGATCTCCAAGGAAGGCGGCAAGTCCGGCCGGTTCGGGGCCGAATGA
- a CDS encoding PQQ-binding-like beta-propeller repeat protein, protein MGASLLGRVLTAAALAATVGACDTIGSWFETEKVPLPGERISVLALETSLEPDESVQDLTVTLPAAVSNADWPQEGGTPEAVMRHLALSGSLSRAWSADIGTGSDDEERVTARPVSANGRVYTMDARARVSAFDLRTGERIWQVGLGRRSEDPGEIGGGVAVGDGVIVATTPFGDLYALEPETGNYFWQVRIDGPIRGAPLVSNGRVYFLASDSRLKAHDLETGEEIWVHQGLQETAEQIGTPAPTGSGPFVLAPYASGEIYAIRADTGQAIWSDQLLRARRVTPLGAINDIDAQPVIDEGRVYVVGQGGAAAAIDLQRGIRIWDQEIAGRQTPWLTGDFLYLVSSESELVCLSADDGGIRWVTQMPKFEDPEDNEGRLTWVGPVVAGERVIVANNEGQVAFYSPFDGSPVGGFELDDGIAAAPIVVDGTLLFVTDGGELIAYR, encoded by the coding sequence TTGGGCGCAAGTCTGCTCGGACGGGTGCTGACCGCCGCCGCGCTGGCGGCGACGGTCGGCGCGTGCGATACAATCGGCTCCTGGTTCGAGACCGAGAAGGTGCCGCTGCCCGGCGAGCGCATTTCCGTGCTGGCGCTGGAAACGTCGCTGGAGCCGGACGAGAGCGTTCAGGATCTGACCGTGACGCTGCCGGCGGCGGTTTCGAACGCCGACTGGCCGCAGGAGGGTGGCACGCCGGAGGCGGTGATGCGGCATCTGGCGCTTTCCGGGTCCCTCAGCCGGGCCTGGAGCGCCGATATCGGCACCGGCTCCGATGATGAGGAACGCGTGACCGCGCGGCCCGTTTCCGCGAACGGCCGTGTCTACACCATGGACGCCCGCGCCAGGGTGAGCGCCTTCGATCTGCGGACCGGAGAGCGGATCTGGCAGGTCGGCCTCGGCCGCCGCAGCGAGGATCCGGGCGAGATCGGCGGCGGCGTGGCCGTGGGCGACGGCGTGATCGTAGCGACGACGCCCTTCGGTGACCTCTATGCCCTGGAACCCGAGACCGGGAACTACTTCTGGCAGGTGAGGATCGACGGTCCGATCCGCGGGGCGCCGCTGGTAAGCAACGGGCGAGTCTATTTTCTGGCGTCGGACAGCCGGCTGAAGGCGCACGATCTGGAGACCGGCGAGGAGATCTGGGTGCACCAGGGACTGCAGGAGACTGCCGAACAGATCGGCACGCCCGCCCCGACGGGCAGCGGTCCTTTCGTCTTGGCCCCCTACGCCTCGGGCGAGATCTACGCCATCCGCGCGGACACCGGCCAGGCAATCTGGTCGGACCAGTTGCTGCGGGCCCGGCGGGTCACGCCGCTCGGCGCCATCAACGACATCGACGCCCAGCCCGTGATCGACGAGGGCCGCGTCTACGTGGTCGGCCAGGGCGGCGCCGCGGCGGCCATCGATTTGCAGCGTGGCATTCGTATCTGGGACCAGGAGATCGCGGGACGGCAGACGCCATGGTTGACGGGCGACTTCCTCTATCTGGTGTCCTCGGAATCCGAACTGGTCTGCCTGTCGGCCGACGACGGCGGCATCCGCTGGGTCACCCAGATGCCGAAGTTCGAGGATCCCGAAGACAACGAGGGCCGGCTTACGTGGGTTGGTCCCGTGGTCGCCGGCGAACGGGTCATCGTCGCCAACAACGAGGGCCAGGTGGCCTTCTATTCGCCGTTCGACGGTTCTCCGGTCGGCGGCTTCGAACTGGATGACGGCATCGCCGCGGCCCCTATCGTGGTCGACGGCACGCTGCTCTTTGTCACCGATGGCGGCGAACTTATCGCCTATCGCTAG
- the trpC gene encoding indole-3-glycerol phosphate synthase TrpC, with amino-acid sequence MSGTVLDRICADKLEHVARCKAERPLKRVEAAAKAQPAPRGFLQALRAHQDAGRYGLIAEIKKASPSKGLIRADFDPPALARAYRAGGASCLSVLTDAPYFQGADSYLTAARTAVDLPVLRKDFMLDVYQIAESRALGADCVLLIMAALENGQARELEDAAIGYGMDVLVEVHDIEELERAKSHLKSELIGINNRNLKTLDVDLATTEACAAALPAGCLAVSESGLNTRADLDRMAAAGCRSFLIGESLMRQEDVAGATRALIGEPAMRAAG; translated from the coding sequence ATGTCCGGGACGGTACTCGACAGAATCTGCGCGGACAAGCTGGAACATGTCGCCCGCTGCAAGGCCGAGCGTCCGCTGAAGCGGGTCGAGGCCGCGGCGAAGGCGCAGCCGGCGCCGCGCGGGTTCCTGCAGGCCCTGCGCGCGCATCAGGACGCCGGCCGCTACGGCCTGATCGCCGAAATCAAGAAGGCCTCACCCTCCAAGGGTCTGATCCGGGCGGACTTCGACCCGCCCGCGCTGGCGCGGGCCTATCGCGCCGGCGGTGCAAGCTGTCTGTCCGTGCTGACCGACGCGCCCTATTTCCAGGGTGCCGACAGCTATCTCACCGCGGCCCGCACCGCCGTCGACCTGCCTGTTCTTCGCAAGGACTTCATGCTGGATGTCTATCAGATCGCCGAGTCGCGGGCGCTCGGCGCCGACTGCGTGCTGCTGATCATGGCGGCGCTGGAAAACGGCCAGGCCCGGGAGCTCGAAGATGCCGCGATCGGGTATGGCATGGACGTGCTGGTCGAGGTCCACGACATCGAGGAACTCGAGCGCGCCAAATCTCATCTGAAAAGTGAATTGATCGGTATAAACAACCGAAATCTCAAGACTCTAGATGTCGATCTGGCGACCACGGAGGCCTGCGCCGCCGCCCTGCCCGCGGGTTGCCTGGCGGTCAGCGAAAGCGGGCTGAACACCCGCGCCGACCTGGACAGGATGGCCGCCGCCGGCTGCCGCAGCTTCCTGATCGGGGAGAGTCTGATGCGCCAGGAGGATGTCGCTGGCGCCACACGCGCCCTGATCGGCGAACCTGCGATGCGGGCCGCGGGCTGA
- the der gene encoding ribosome biogenesis GTPase Der, producing MSLTIAILGRPNVGKSTLFNRLVGKRLALVDDLPGVTRDRREGEGRIGTLRFRVIDTAGLEEAFDDSLEARMRQQTEMALAEADVALLMYDARAGLTPLDSHFAGWLREQSTPVIIVANKCEGRAGEPGRLEAYELGLGDPVGISAEHGEGLVDLKDAIEALAPERTKRAGRDAAGEEAEKPLLLAVVGRPNAGKSTLINRMIGEDRLLTGPEAGITRDSISINWQWNGHPVRLFDTAGMRRKSRVNRKLEKLAVADGLRAVQFAEVVVLLADATQPLERQDLVLARQTLEEGRALVIGINKWDLLDDGPEVMRELRYRLEQQLAQARGVPIVAFSALTGRGVDKLMPAVIKAYKAWNIRVPTARLNRWLEEMTARHPPPLVNGRRFRIRYLTQAKSRPPTFALFTSSGGELPDAYERYLVNGLREAFGLQGVPVRMMLRKSHNPYEEKAGRRR from the coding sequence ATGAGCCTCACTATCGCCATTCTGGGCCGGCCCAATGTCGGCAAGTCGACGCTGTTCAACAGGCTGGTCGGCAAGCGCCTGGCGCTGGTCGATGATTTGCCCGGCGTCACCCGCGACCGCCGCGAGGGCGAGGGACGCATCGGGACGCTCCGCTTCCGCGTGATCGACACCGCCGGACTCGAGGAAGCCTTCGACGACAGTCTGGAAGCCCGGATGCGCCAGCAGACCGAGATGGCGCTGGCCGAGGCGGACGTGGCGCTGCTGATGTACGACGCCCGCGCCGGCCTGACGCCGCTGGACAGTCATTTCGCGGGCTGGCTGCGCGAGCAGAGCACGCCGGTCATCATCGTCGCCAACAAGTGCGAGGGCCGCGCCGGCGAACCGGGCCGGCTGGAAGCCTATGAACTGGGGCTCGGCGATCCCGTCGGTATCTCGGCGGAGCATGGCGAGGGCCTGGTCGATCTCAAGGACGCCATCGAGGCGCTGGCGCCGGAAAGGACCAAACGGGCCGGCCGGGACGCCGCCGGCGAGGAGGCGGAGAAGCCGCTGCTGCTCGCTGTGGTCGGACGTCCCAATGCGGGCAAGTCCACGCTCATCAACCGGATGATCGGCGAGGACCGCCTGCTGACCGGTCCGGAAGCGGGCATCACCCGGGATTCGATCTCCATCAACTGGCAATGGAATGGCCATCCGGTGCGTCTGTTCGACACCGCCGGCATGCGCCGGAAGTCGCGCGTCAACCGGAAGCTGGAGAAGCTGGCGGTAGCCGACGGGCTGCGCGCGGTGCAGTTCGCCGAAGTCGTGGTGCTGCTGGCCGATGCGACCCAGCCTCTGGAACGTCAGGATCTGGTCCTCGCACGGCAGACCCTGGAAGAGGGCCGCGCACTGGTGATCGGCATCAACAAGTGGGATCTGCTCGATGACGGTCCCGAAGTCATGCGCGAACTCCGCTATCGACTGGAGCAGCAGTTGGCCCAGGCCCGGGGTGTGCCGATCGTCGCCTTCTCGGCGTTGACCGGCCGCGGCGTCGACAAGCTGATGCCCGCCGTCATCAAGGCATACAAGGCCTGGAACATCCGCGTGCCGACGGCGCGCCTCAATCGCTGGCTGGAGGAGATGACGGCGCGCCATCCGCCGCCGCTGGTCAACGGCCGGCGTTTCCGCATCCGCTATCTGACGCAGGCCAAGTCGCGGCCGCCGACCTTCGCGTTGTTCACCTCGTCGGGCGGCGAACTGCCTGACGCATATGAGCGGTATCTGGTGAACGGGCTGCGCGAGGCGTTCGGCCTGCAGGGCGTGCCGGTCAGAATGATGCTGCGCAAGAGCCACAACCCCTATGAGGAGAAGGCGGGCAGGCGGCGATGA
- a CDS encoding tetratricopeptide repeat protein, producing the protein MSDDLIFREVDEDVRRERYETMWKRYGAYAIGATVLIVAVVAGVVFWQDYRLNERQEAGAAFESALDRLDAGQAAEAAAAFDQIAASGPGGYGALAEMQAAAARAAAGNGTEALAAYDRLIADGELRALHRDVVRLKAALLALELEGGDAAVQRLGDLPDGGGVFANAAREIRASAMLAKGDRAEAIAELRAIAEDANATARQRDRVRNYIMALGG; encoded by the coding sequence GTGAGTGACGATCTCATTTTCCGCGAGGTGGACGAAGACGTCCGCCGCGAACGCTACGAGACGATGTGGAAGCGCTATGGCGCCTATGCCATCGGGGCAACCGTCCTGATCGTCGCCGTCGTCGCCGGCGTGGTGTTCTGGCAGGACTATCGGCTGAACGAGCGTCAAGAGGCGGGCGCGGCCTTCGAGTCGGCGCTGGATCGGCTGGACGCCGGGCAGGCGGCCGAGGCCGCCGCCGCCTTCGATCAGATCGCTGCGTCCGGTCCCGGGGGTTATGGCGCTCTGGCCGAAATGCAGGCCGCCGCCGCGCGGGCCGCCGCCGGCAACGGGACAGAAGCGCTGGCCGCCTATGACCGGCTGATCGCCGATGGCGAGTTGCGCGCGCTGCATCGCGATGTCGTGCGACTGAAGGCGGCCCTGCTGGCTCTGGAACTTGAAGGCGGCGATGCAGCCGTTCAACGGCTCGGCGATCTGCCTGACGGCGGGGGCGTGTTCGCCAATGCGGCGCGGGAGATACGCGCCTCGGCGATGCTGGCGAAGGGTGACCGGGCCGAGGCCATCGCGGAATTGCGCGCTATCGCCGAGGACGCCAATGCCACGGCGCGACAGCGCGATCGCGTGCGAAACTACATTATGGCGCTGGGGGGCTGA
- the trpD gene encoding anthranilate phosphoribosyltransferase, which produces METFKALIGRVAEGEKLPVEDARTAFDIMMSGDATPSQMGAFLMALRVRGETVEEITGGALAMRAKADKIPAPADAIDTCGTGGDAKGTWNVSTATAFVLAAHDIPVAKHGNRALSSKTGTADVLTALGVNIDCPFSLIQKALKEAGIGFLMAPRHHGAMRHVGPTRVELGTRTIFNLLGPLSNPAGAKRQLMGVFARKWVEPLAHVQMKLGAEKVWVVHGSDGMDELTTTGPSTVAELADGRVSVFEVNPADAGLPVARPEDLKGGGPEENARALQAVLNGAKNAFRDIVVLNAAAGLIVAGKAGSLKEGAEMAAASLDGGSAAARLAQLVKISNEAA; this is translated from the coding sequence ATGGAAACCTTCAAGGCCCTGATAGGGCGCGTCGCCGAAGGCGAGAAGCTGCCGGTCGAGGACGCCCGGACGGCGTTCGACATCATGATGTCGGGCGATGCCACGCCTTCGCAGATGGGCGCCTTCCTGATGGCGCTGCGCGTCCGCGGCGAGACGGTCGAGGAGATCACCGGCGGCGCCTTGGCGATGCGCGCCAAGGCCGACAAGATCCCGGCTCCGGCGGATGCGATCGACACCTGCGGTACGGGCGGCGACGCCAAGGGCACCTGGAACGTCTCGACCGCCACGGCCTTCGTCCTCGCCGCACACGACATTCCCGTCGCCAAGCACGGCAACCGGGCGCTATCGTCGAAGACCGGCACCGCCGACGTGCTGACGGCGCTTGGCGTCAACATCGACTGCCCCTTTTCCCTGATCCAGAAGGCGCTGAAGGAAGCCGGCATCGGCTTTCTGATGGCCCCGCGCCATCACGGCGCGATGCGGCATGTCGGGCCGACGCGCGTCGAACTCGGCACGCGCACGATCTTCAACCTGCTGGGGCCGCTTTCGAACCCGGCCGGCGCGAAACGCCAGCTCATGGGCGTGTTCGCCCGGAAGTGGGTCGAACCGCTGGCTCATGTGCAGATGAAGCTGGGCGCCGAAAAGGTCTGGGTCGTGCACGGCTCCGACGGCATGGACGAACTGACCACCACCGGTCCCTCCACTGTCGCCGAACTGGCGGATGGCAGGGTCAGCGTCTTCGAGGTCAATCCCGCGGACGCCGGCCTGCCCGTCGCGCGCCCGGAAGATCTGAAGGGTGGCGGCCCGGAGGAGAACGCCCGGGCGCTGCAGGCCGTGCTGAACGGGGCGAAGAACGCCTTCCGCGACATCGTCGTGCTCAACGCCGCGGCTGGGCTGATCGTCGCCGGCAAGGCCGGTTCCCTCAAGGAAGGCGCCGAAATGGCCGCGGCGTCGCTGGATGGCGGTTCGGCCGCCGCCCGGCTGGCGCAGCTGGTCAAGATTTCCAACGAGGCCGCCTGA